A portion of the Cellulophaga algicola DSM 14237 genome contains these proteins:
- a CDS encoding RagB/SusD family nutrient uptake outer membrane protein — MKKYKLVHLSIIASLVLSLASCDDDILNEEPTQFLTPDALLVDKKGAETYLIGAYDAVQHTVSSGGQGKEGWAVQWGTVAADEVTSPPWAGDRKFIYLHQVTPSNSLIRKIWEDLFVSLNRINSVIDRVGAMTEDQINSEDKNKFVAEAKYLRTMVNFSLVSTWENIPLMTSETKDLDALEVSQATPEAVYDFMIKDLQEAAAILPDEQGGGRATKGAALALLGKLYLQMTGFPLNQTDKFANTETVLKQVMDSGTYDLLDNYKDVFDLNHEQSNEMVYAISMDGPSLNEGGILSTFYGPNGQVTNGGGWGTVYINHSHEESYDREDARLFNNVAKHQANESTPEEGATDITTHTVNKNNWRGWKWHAEKPNNYPNDTPFDNPYIRYADVLLMYAEARNGQGTLTQADLDMTINRLRARARMSETALPNMILSNQADNASELLSERRKELCFEGWRRNDLTRFGVYKEAISGITQGGPNAGDPGPEFQDYEIRWPIPQSELDINPNLIQNEGY; from the coding sequence ATGAAAAAATATAAACTAGTACACCTATCAATCATAGCAAGTTTAGTGCTATCATTGGCGTCATGTGATGATGATATATTAAACGAAGAACCAACTCAATTCCTAACACCCGATGCATTGTTGGTTGACAAAAAAGGAGCCGAAACTTATTTAATTGGAGCTTATGATGCTGTGCAACACACAGTTTCTTCTGGAGGTCAAGGTAAAGAAGGATGGGCTGTACAGTGGGGTACAGTTGCTGCAGATGAAGTAACTTCCCCACCCTGGGCTGGAGATCGTAAATTTATTTACTTACATCAAGTAACCCCTTCCAACTCACTTATACGTAAAATTTGGGAAGACCTATTTGTCTCTCTAAATAGAATAAATAGTGTTATTGATAGAGTTGGTGCAATGACAGAAGATCAAATTAATTCTGAGGATAAAAATAAATTTGTTGCAGAAGCTAAATACCTTAGAACAATGGTTAATTTTTCTTTAGTATCTACTTGGGAAAACATCCCTCTAATGACTAGTGAGACAAAAGATTTAGACGCTTTAGAAGTTTCTCAAGCCACACCTGAGGCAGTCTATGATTTTATGATCAAAGATTTACAAGAAGCTGCAGCAATCTTACCAGATGAACAAGGCGGAGGAAGAGCTACAAAAGGAGCTGCTCTGGCATTGTTAGGAAAATTATACCTTCAAATGACAGGTTTCCCTCTTAACCAAACAGATAAGTTTGCAAATACCGAAACAGTACTTAAGCAAGTTATGGATAGTGGTACTTATGATTTACTAGACAATTATAAAGATGTTTTTGATTTAAATCATGAACAAAGTAATGAAATGGTTTACGCTATTAGCATGGACGGACCTTCTTTAAATGAAGGTGGTATCTTAAGTACTTTTTATGGCCCTAATGGACAAGTAACCAATGGCGGTGGCTGGGGAACAGTCTATATAAATCATAGCCACGAAGAATCTTATGATAGAGAAGACGCAAGATTATTTAATAATGTGGCAAAACATCAAGCAAATGAATCTACTCCTGAAGAAGGCGCTACAGATATTACGACACATACCGTAAATAAAAACAATTGGAGAGGCTGGAAATGGCATGCTGAAAAGCCTAACAACTATCCTAATGATACTCCTTTTGATAATCCTTACATTCGCTACGCAGACGTATTATTAATGTATGCAGAAGCAAGAAATGGTCAAGGAACATTAACTCAAGCAGATTTAGATATGACCATCAATAGGTTAAGAGCTAGGGCTAGAATGAGTGAAACGGCCTTGCCCAATATGATTCTTTCAAATCAGGCAGATAACGCCTCAGAACTCCTTTCAGAACGAAGAAAAGAATTATGCTTTGAAGGATGGAGGCGTAATGACTTAACACGATTTGGTGTGTATAAAGAAGCAATCTCTGGAATAACACAAGGAGGACCTAATGCTGGTGATCCAGGACCTGAATTTCAAGACTATGAAATTAGATGGCCAATACCACAATCTGAATTGGATATAAATCCTAACCTCATCCAAAACGAGGGATATTAA